A window from Leptospira wolffii serovar Khorat str. Khorat-H2 encodes these proteins:
- a CDS encoding chemotaxis protein CheW — protein sequence MSAEIEHQYILFSLGEEEYALPIVLVDEIIKIHNLVKVPRSKNYFAGIMDIRGKVVKMVDLGVKLNIPHTHEGGYDRAIVVKIGGESVGIIVDKVANVALFPPETINPPPPSIKGISSRYITGVGKKDDRFIILIDIEKILGSEELAELGSAAR from the coding sequence ATGTCCGCCGAGATCGAACACCAATACATTCTTTTTAGCTTAGGGGAAGAGGAATACGCTCTTCCGATCGTGCTAGTGGATGAGATCATAAAGATCCATAACCTGGTTAAAGTTCCTCGTTCTAAAAATTACTTCGCAGGGATCATGGACATCCGGGGCAAAGTGGTGAAAATGGTGGACTTAGGCGTGAAGTTGAATATTCCCCACACTCACGAAGGCGGATACGACCGCGCCATAGTCGTAAAGATCGGAGGGGAGTCGGTAGGAATCATCGTGGACAAGGTGGCTAACGTTGCACTCTTCCCGCCCGAGACTATCAATCCTCCTCCTCCTTCTATAAAAGGCATTTCCTCCCGTTATATTACCGGAGTCGGAAAGAAGGACGATCGTTTCATCATCCTAATCGATATAGAGAAAATCCTCGGATCGGAAGAATTAGCGGAGTTGGGTAGCGCGGCAAGATGA